Proteins from one Palaemon carinicauda isolate YSFRI2023 chromosome 26, ASM3689809v2, whole genome shotgun sequence genomic window:
- the LOC137619431 gene encoding LOW QUALITY PROTEIN: mucin-5AC-like (The sequence of the model RefSeq protein was modified relative to this genomic sequence to represent the inferred CDS: inserted 2 bases in 1 codon; deleted 1 base in 1 codon), producing the protein MWPSAGLGTPFRDNMKLGKLVPCRHQGHHPNPPQWLKCGKMGKRSPLAQRPLAHLGMNLLVLMAIAVISTHAQGDRRRFLFGSRSRLGNVSNRLNTEEGVATSTAVPEEKATTARGRVRLPSRRPGLRFGVRPQQQEDKEEKEAVTEETVPVTTPKIEQEKIEEPEILTNPIPGEEYVSFPGIPAKXAQESVITAEDGELVYIELENGQVSTDLENKTEHHAAPGDNLSALDIATLGDILITPDEVLPIDIESSVTEEIPEYFDLTEGDVTTQLPHSSEVLIATPSPFKNATALEPELETLISIVTSPPVKEVEGESMHVKHHMEFEHSHIGPENNTDVTDQEGHFELSPDYSYFETEPVANQATESFLEADYFVEDVPLSDHSSNVTDEFLNVPILETAPFRELAIHNENDTLDQTSFKNNDTLIDAFVNATEFPIDAEGQGSNIAILGANSPKDAQNPPVNDLYGKNFDEADLGFGKGFNTDDKLLFPSETEQKVRSKIEIKEVNGQLYEYEYLYYYDDEYPQYDYEGEFPGDADPLTLPTSDTTSTTTTTTTTTTTTTTTPPPTTTTEATTTTQRSFRGNSRGNSRSQSRRPVVNDQEFNIIEEPVRSTFGRSRETTSHSARLSSRSRSGLRSREEENIEDNIVHGVTVEEEKLPAQTRFPPRTTTTTPSPSREREPLFHEASQVGLNEQEETPLIPGVTGAHSPRGRQTSRGSRKLPVETADIVTTTEDLLGQEELTTETIETSTVSEGEISAANLYALSRVADPGEMGDATTEIPNAVDYDTETPSEYDELFYDYDDTVTENPSYPPEVRTEFPGSEIENEPAAEPEPAAEPEPEPEPSTEEPTTSSTTTTTTTTTTTTTTTTPQPTTTEATVSRGNFRSRNRGPSRFGSRRENTRVSSTEVGEEPKTETATSQGSRFKSSRFGSNRFRGSTTTSDASESNSENSLAGESGTTESSLRRPVGTRSRFNRPSLGSKRPSTSTTEEETPKPIRAEISRPRPSSRINTRPSLVRNRFTNKGSTAAAEVSTEPTADVAEEHLVDEKVIDKVEGEIEISTESAVSQASTATSANSRVRGRPKPAIHRFGSRGSSRISQQTSENENPEESAHPAEEEKTSPQRTSPPTPGRSRLQRPLASRLGNRINPRLRGAAATEKTVAEEENVPAEEIHTETQALDEQIVESPTDQEANVPSPEESLTDSESSSPQTPGRGPAGTRLRFRNRTPQKPTPSQKNTKPAETTTSAPRRGLLSNRLRRRKNRPGSEPTEEPSATEGEDPAEENPADDTAVAAEDQPAEVDPEVTVDEEAAAEAPAEAEAASQPEGDAATPKEEPAPEAGGRKRISFFNRRPNRN; encoded by the exons GATGAACTTGCTTGTGCTGATGGCCATAGCTGTCATCAGCACACATGCACAGGGTGATCGGCGTCGATTCCTGTTTGGTTCTCGTAGTCGACTGGGTAATGTGTCTAACCGTTTGAACACCGAGGAAGGCGTTGCCACATCCACTGCAGTTCCTGAAGAGAAAGCAACAACAGCGCGAGGCAGGGTACGCCTTCCTTCACGAAGACCTGGTCTGCGATTCGGAGTCCGTCCGCAACAGCAGGAAGATAAAGAGGAAAAGGAAGCAGTGACAGAGGAAACTGTACCTGTAACGACACCCAAAATTGAACAGGAGAAAATTGAAGAGCCTGAAATTCTGACAAACCCCATTCCTGGTGAAGAATACGTGTCATTTCCGGGCATCCCTGCCAA GGCTCAGGAATCCGTAATTACAGCTGAAGATGGTGAACTGGTTTACATAGAATTAGAAAATGGTCAGGTTAGTACTGACTTAGAAAATAAGACTGAACATCATGCAGCTCCAGGGGATAATCTTTCTGCCTTAGATATTGCTACTCTAGGAGACATTCTCATTACTCCAGATGAAGTCTTGCCAATTGATATAGAAAGCTCGGTTACCGAGGAAATACCAGAGTACTTCGATCTGACTGAAGGCGATGTAACAACTCAACTACCTCACTCATCAGAGGTGCTTATTGCAACTCCTTCCCCTTTCAAGAATGCCACTGCTCTAGAGCCCGAATTGGAAACCCTGATATCAATTGTAACTAGCCCTCCTGTGAAAGAAGTGGAAGGGGAGAGTATGCACGTCAAGCATCACATGGAATTTGAGCACAGTCATATTGGACCTGAAAATAACACAGATGTGACAGACCAAGAGGGTCATTTTGAACTTTCACCAGACTATAGCTACTTTGAAACAGAACCTGTGGCAAACCAAGCTACCGAATCCTTTTTAGAAGCAGATTATTTTGTTGAAGATGTTCCATTAAGTGACCATTCTTCAAATGTCACCGATGAATTCTTGAACGTTCCTATTTTAGAAACTGCTCCTTTCAGAGAATTGGCAATTCACAATGAAAATGATACTCTTGATCAAACTAGCTTCAAAAATAATGATACTCTTATTGATGCCTTTGTTAATGCCACAGAGTTTCCTATTGATGCTGAAGGACAAGGATCAAACATTGCAATTTTGGGTGCAAATTCTCCAAAAGATGCTCAAAACCCACCTGTCAATGACTTGTATGGTAAAAATTTTGATGAAGCTGATTTAGGTTTTGGTAAAGGATTCAATACTGACGACAAACTTCTGTTTCCTTCTGAAACTGAACAGAAGGTAAGAAGCAAGATTGAAATCAAGGAAGTCAATGGCCAACTCTATGAGTATGAGTATctatattattatgatgatgagtaTCCTCAATACGATTATGAAGGGGAGTTCCCTGGTGATGCAGACCCTCTTACATTACCCACCAGTGATACTACTAGCacaaccaccaccactactacaactaccactactactacaacCACTCCTCCTCCAACTACTACAACAGAAGCCACAACCACCACGCAACGTTCATTCAGGGGTAATTCCAGAGGTAACAGCAGATCTCAAAGCCGCCGACCtgttgttaatgaccaagaatttAATATTATTGAAGAACCAGTGAGATCTACATTTGGAAGATCTAGGGAAACTACATCTCATTCTGCTCGTTTGTCATCAAGAAGTAGGAGTGGACTACGATCAAGAGAGGAAGAAAATATTGAAGATAATATCGTCCACGGTGTAACTGTTGAAGAGGAAAAATTGCCAGCACAGACACGCTTCCCACCTCGCACCACAACTACTACTCCATCTCCTTCACGGGAACGTGAGCCCCTTTTCCATGAGGCATCACAAGTTGGGTTAAATGAACAAGAGGAGACTCCTTTAATTCCAGGAGTAACTGGAGCTCATTCACCTCGTGGAAGGCAAACAAGCCGAGGAAGTAGAAAGTTACCTGTAGAAACTGCTGACATTGTCACTACAACAGAAGATTTATTAGGTCAAGAAGAACTAACAACTGAAACCATTGAAACATCTACAGTCTCAGAAGGTGAAATCAGTGCTGCTAACCTTTATGCCCTTTCTCGTGTAGCTGATCCTGGGGAGATGGGAGATGCTACAACAGAAATTCCAAATGCAGTTGATTATGATACTGAGACTCCTTCCGAATATGATGAGCTTTTCTATGACTATGATGATACTGTCACAGAAAATCCATCATACCCACCAGAAGTAAGGACAGAATTCCCAGGGTCTGAAATAGAAAATGAGCCAGCAGCTGAGCCTGAACCAGCAGCTGAGCCTGAGCCTGAGCCAGAACCTAGCACTGAAGAGCCTACTACTTCCTCAACAACTACTACTACCacaaccaccaccactactaccactactacaacTCCACAACCTACAACAACTGAAGCTACTGTGTCACGTGGCAATTTCCGTTCTAGAAATCGTGGACCGTCCAGATTTGGGTCAAGGCGGGAAAATACTAGAGTATCTTCCACAGAAGTCGGCGAAGAACCTAAAACAGAAACAGCAACTTCACAAGGTAGTCGTTTTAAAAGCAGTCGCTTTGGATCAAATAGATTCAGAGGTAGTACCACAACCTCTGATGCTAGTGAATCCAACTCTGAAAATTCCCTTGCTGGTGAATCTGGAACAACTGAATCATCCCTAAGAAGGCCCGTGGGAACCAGATCCCGATTTAACAGACCCAGCTTAGGTTCTAAACGCCCATCAACCTcaacaactgaagaagaaacaccTAAACCTATTCGTGCAGAGATTTCAAGGCCAAGACCAAGTAGTAGGATAAATACTAGACCTAGCCTCGTAAGAAACAGATTTACTAATAAAGGAAGCACTGCTGCTGCAGAAGTTAGCACTGAACCAACTGCAGATGTTGCTGAAGAGCATCTAGTTGACGAAAAAGTAATTGACAAGGTAGAAGGTGAAATTGAGATTAGTACTGAATCTGCTGTTTCCCAAGCATCTACAGCTACTTCAGCCAACTCAAGAGTAAGAGGAAGGCCAAAGCCAGCTATTCATCGATTTGGTTCTCGTGGCTCCTCGAGAATATCACAGCAGACATCTGAAAATGAAAATCCTGAAGAAAGTGCTCATCCTGCTGAAGAAGAAAAGACTTCACCTCAAAGGACATCTCCACCAACTCCTGGTAGGAGCCGCCTGCAAAGACCATTAGCCTCTCGCCTTGGTAATCGCATTAATCCAAGACTTCGTGGTGCTGCTGCTACAGAA AAAACAGTAGCCGAGGAAGAAAATGTTCCTGCCGAAGAAATTCATACTGAAACCCAGGCCTTAGATGAACAGATTGTTGAGAGCCCTACAGATCAGGAAGCAAATGTTCCATCTCCTGAAGAAAGTTTGACTGACAGTGAAAGCAGTAGTCCACAGACCCCTGGCAGAGGACCAGCTGGTACCCGGTTGCGTTTCCGAAATCGCACCCCACAAAAACCTACTCCATCACAAAAGAATACAAAACCAGCTGAAACAACTACATCAGCACCACGACGTGGATTACTTTCTAATAGATTAAGAAGAAGGAAAAACCGACCTGGAAGTGAGCCTACAGAAGAACCCTCTGCAACAGAGGGAGAAGACCCTGCTGAAGAAAATCCAGCCGATGATACTGCAGTAGCTG CCGAGGACCAGCCTGCCGAAGTTGACCCCGAGGTGACCGTGGATGAAGAAGCGGCAGCAGAAGCACCCGCCGAAGCAGAAGCTGCTTCACAACCGGAGGGCGATGCAGCGACGCCAAAGGAAGAGCCAGCCCCAGAAGCTGGTGGCAGGAAGCGAATCTCCTTCTTCAACAGGCGCCCCAATAGGAATTAG